A region of Thermotoga sp. Mc24 DNA encodes the following proteins:
- the rplJ gene encoding 50S ribosomal protein L10 produces the protein MLTRQQKELIVEEMSEIFKKTSLILFADFLGFTVADLTELRSKLREKYGDGARFRVVKNTLLNLALKNAEYEGYEEFLKGPTAVLYVTEGDPVEAVKIIYNFYKDKKADLSRLKGGFLEGKKFTAEEVENIAKLPSKEELYAMLVGRVKAPITGLVFVLSGILRNLVYVLNAIKEKKSE, from the coding sequence TTGCTGACCAGGCAACAAAAAGAACTCATAGTTGAAGAAATGAGTGAAATATTCAAAAAAACATCGCTGATACTCTTTGCCGATTTCCTGGGTTTCACGGTGGCTGATCTCACCGAACTTCGCTCCAAATTGAGAGAAAAGTACGGAGATGGAGCAAGGTTCAGGGTTGTGAAAAATACTCTCTTGAATCTTGCGCTCAAGAACGCTGAATACGAAGGCTACGAAGAATTTCTCAAAGGACCTACAGCTGTACTCTACGTCACGGAAGGAGATCCTGTGGAGGCTGTCAAGATAATTTACAACTTTTACAAGGATAAGAAAGCGGATCTTTCGAGGCTCAAGGGTGGTTTCCTCGAAGGAAAGAAATTCACGGCAGAAGAAGTGGAAAACATCGCAAAACTCCCATCCAAAGAAGAGCTCTACGCTATGCTCGTTGGTCGTGTGAAAGCTCCTATTACCGGTCTTGTGTTTGTTCTGAGTGGTATTTTGAGGAATCTCGTGTATGTGCTCAATGCCATTAAAGAGAAAAAATCCGAATGA
- the rplK gene encoding 50S ribosomal protein L11, whose protein sequence is MAKKVAAQIKLQLPAGKATPAPPVGPALGQHGVNIMEFCKRFNAETADKAGMILPVVITVYEDKSFTFIIKTPPASFLLMKAAGLEKGSSEPKRKIVGKVTRKQIEEIARTKMPDLNANSLEAAMKIIEGTAKSMGIEVVD, encoded by the coding sequence ATGGCGAAGAAAGTAGCGGCTCAGATTAAATTACAACTGCCTGCCGGAAAAGCCACGCCGGCTCCACCCGTTGGACCCGCCTTGGGTCAGCACGGTGTTAACATCATGGAGTTTTGTAAAAGGTTCAATGCCGAAACAGCGGATAAAGCAGGCATGATTCTTCCTGTTGTTATAACGGTGTACGAAGATAAGTCGTTCACCTTTATCATCAAAACACCTCCGGCTTCCTTCCTTCTCATGAAAGCGGCAGGTTTGGAGAAAGGTTCTTCCGAACCAAAGAGAAAGATTGTTGGAAAGGTTACCAGAAAACAGATCGAAGAGATAGCGAGAACAAAGATGCCGGACTTGAACGCAAACAGTTTGGAAGCGGCCATGAAGATCATTGAAGGAACCGCTAAGAGCATGGGAATAGAAGTGGTGGACTGA
- the thyX gene encoding FAD-dependent thymidylate synthase, translating into MKIDILDKGFVELVDVMGNDLSAVRAARVSFDMGLKDEERDRHLIEYLMKHGHETPFEHIVFTFHVKAPIFVARQWFRHRIASYNELSGRYSKLSYEFYIPSPERLEGYKTTIPPERVTEKISEIVDKAYRTYLELIESGVPREVARIVLPLNLYTRFFWTVNARSLMNFLNLRADSHAQWEIQQYALAIARIFKEKCPWTFEAFLKYAYKGDILKEVQV; encoded by the coding sequence ATGAAGATCGATATCTTGGACAAAGGATTCGTTGAACTTGTGGATGTGATGGGAAACGACCTCTCCGCTGTACGGGCTGCCCGCGTTTCTTTCGATATGGGTTTGAAAGACGAAGAAAGGGATAGACATCTCATCGAATATCTCATGAAACACGGTCACGAGACACCTTTCGAACATATTGTCTTCACTTTCCACGTGAAAGCCCCTATATTCGTGGCGAGGCAGTGGTTCAGACACAGGATCGCTTCTTACAACGAACTGAGCGGCAGATACTCGAAGCTCTCCTACGAATTCTACATTCCCTCTCCCGAACGCCTGGAAGGGTACAAAACGACCATCCCTCCCGAACGGGTGACGGAGAAGATCTCAGAAATAGTCGATAAAGCGTATCGAACGTATCTGGAGTTGATAGAAAGCGGTGTTCCTCGAGAAGTGGCAAGGATAGTGCTCCCTTTGAATCTGTACACGAGGTTTTTCTGGACTGTGAACGCAAGAAGTCTCATGAACTTTTTGAACCTGAGGGCAGATTCTCACGCTCAGTGGGAAATTCAACAGTACGCTCTGGCAATCGCGAGAATTTTCAAAGAGAAGTGTCCCTGGACTTTTGAGGCATTTCTCAAGTATGCTTATAAAGGAGATATCCTGAAGGAGGTACAGGTATGA
- the secE gene encoding preprotein translocase subunit SecE, whose product MEKLRKFFREVIAEAKKISWPSRKELLTSFGVVLVILAVTSVYFFVLDFIFSGVVSAIFKALGIG is encoded by the coding sequence ATGGAGAAACTCCGAAAGTTCTTCAGGGAAGTCATCGCCGAAGCAAAGAAAATTTCCTGGCCCTCCCGAAAAGAGTTACTCACTTCTTTTGGTGTTGTTCTCGTGATACTCGCTGTTACAAGCGTTTATTTTTTTGTGCTTGATTTCATATTCTCAGGAGTTGTGAGTGCGATTTTCAAAGCGTTGGGAATAGGATAA
- the rpoB gene encoding DNA-directed RNA polymerase subunit beta, translated as MKEISCGRRTRVSFGKTQEPLPIPDLVEIQKISYRRFLEEGLLEVLKKFSPIYSQATRSDLKKSDRGFALEFVSTRIGEPVVDPLECKAKGLTYSVPIYATARLTDMKSGEMKEEEVFLGYIPYMTDRGTFIINGAERVVVNQIVVSPGLYFSSEYIDREEYGGYFLPSRGAWLEVILDPYDGVLYAGLDGKKVNLFLFLKTIGYEKDEDILSLYPTYLDADDEDSLLLHVGSILLEDIYDGDRKIAEKWDILTKDLAERILMIDDINQIKIVHPIAQNTFEKMLELVSSSGEEGEEEEEKTKIYGLNEVTVVDAYLEIFRRLRPEELPRINAAKRYLHDLFFNPERYDLSEVGRYKVNERLRNAYIRYLIEVEGEDPEEARKKVYNENSLVLKPLDIVLASRILFDYFERRYVNDFEIDSYELRNLIRIFKEEYLEKRKTASYDLRKLVSVFRRNYGVTSDLSVLAAIRYISNINKELPSIPFDTKDHLGNKRVRTVGELVQREFERLFARAQKAIQERLTLINSLSKVSIQSLINIKSIISTVNQFFAMNQLSQFMDQVNPLSELTHKRRVSAVGPGGLRRESKVFEARNVHYSQYGRLCPIETPEGANIGFITSLAIYTKIDEYGFLMTPYRKVVNGKVTDEVVYLRANEEEDFKIVPATTPVDEEGNIIPERVVARVGEDIRLVPREEVDFMDVSTKQPFSVSASLIPFLEHDDASRALMGSNMQRQAVPLLKAEAPFVGTGMEWEAAKNSGYVTLAEHDGIVKEVDAARIVVHRTDENGNLMYDDKGNPVVDEYRLLKFVRSNQDTMINQKPIVNEGDFVKKGDPIADGPATDMGELALGRNILVAFMPWEGYNYEDAILVSQELLEEDVFTSIHIEVYETQARETRLGPEEITADIPNVSKELLKNLDENGIIRVGAYVVSDYGVGSQAILVGKVTPKGEGDTTPEEKIIRSVFGERGRDVKDTSLRLPHGVEGRVIRVDVYDQNDIAELGAGVLKLVRVYVASRKTLDIGDKLAGRHGNKGVVSNILPKEDMPFLPDGTPVQMVLNPLGIPSRMNVGQILETHLGWLAKLTGKWFATPVFEGAKEDEILRPLYEERKKRGLHLGDDENNPNGKVVLRDGRTGEPFDNPVVVGYMYMLKLVHIAKEKIHARSTGPYSLIHQQPLGGKSHFGGQRLGEMEVWALEAYGAAHTLAEMLTIKSDDIKGRNEAYKAILKNMNIPEPGVPESFRVLIKELKGLALDVRLYDENGNEIDIDKY; from the coding sequence ATGAAAGAGATCTCTTGCGGTAGGAGGACAAGGGTTTCTTTCGGCAAGACTCAGGAACCCCTACCAATTCCAGACCTTGTGGAGATTCAGAAGATTTCCTACCGAAGATTCCTCGAAGAAGGTTTGCTCGAAGTCCTCAAAAAATTTTCCCCCATTTATTCGCAGGCGACTCGCTCAGATTTGAAAAAATCGGACAGAGGATTTGCCCTTGAATTTGTTTCAACCAGGATAGGAGAACCTGTTGTTGATCCCCTTGAATGTAAAGCAAAGGGTTTAACTTACAGTGTTCCAATATACGCAACGGCTCGCCTTACCGACATGAAAAGCGGTGAAATGAAGGAAGAAGAAGTGTTCCTTGGCTACATTCCCTACATGACAGATCGTGGAACGTTCATAATAAATGGAGCAGAAAGAGTTGTGGTCAATCAGATAGTAGTTTCTCCAGGGCTTTACTTCTCGTCTGAGTACATCGACAGAGAAGAGTACGGCGGATACTTTCTTCCATCTCGAGGCGCATGGCTTGAAGTTATCCTCGATCCCTACGATGGAGTTCTTTACGCGGGTCTTGACGGAAAGAAGGTCAATCTTTTCCTCTTTCTGAAAACGATCGGTTATGAAAAGGATGAGGATATCCTCTCTCTTTATCCCACCTATCTGGATGCCGACGATGAAGACAGTCTCCTGCTCCATGTGGGTTCCATTCTGCTTGAAGACATCTACGATGGTGACAGGAAGATCGCCGAAAAATGGGATATCCTGACCAAAGATCTCGCGGAAAGGATTTTGATGATAGATGACATAAATCAGATAAAAATAGTTCATCCAATAGCTCAAAATACATTTGAAAAGATGCTGGAATTGGTGTCTTCCTCGGGCGAAGAGGGAGAGGAAGAAGAGGAAAAGACAAAGATTTACGGTTTAAACGAAGTTACCGTTGTGGACGCTTATCTGGAGATATTTAGAAGATTGCGACCCGAGGAACTTCCAAGAATAAACGCGGCGAAGAGGTATCTTCACGATCTCTTCTTTAATCCAGAAAGATACGATCTTTCCGAGGTGGGAAGGTACAAAGTCAACGAAAGACTAAGAAACGCTTACATCAGGTACCTCATAGAGGTTGAGGGAGAAGATCCCGAAGAAGCGAGGAAGAAGGTTTACAACGAAAATTCTCTCGTTCTGAAACCACTCGATATAGTCCTCGCTTCCAGAATTCTCTTCGACTACTTTGAGAGAAGATACGTCAACGATTTTGAAATAGATTCCTACGAGTTGAGAAATTTGATCAGAATCTTCAAGGAAGAATATTTGGAAAAGAGAAAAACAGCTTCTTACGACCTCAGAAAGCTTGTATCGGTGTTTCGGAGGAACTATGGAGTAACATCCGATCTCAGTGTCCTTGCTGCTATCAGGTACATCTCCAACATAAACAAGGAGCTTCCTTCGATACCTTTCGATACAAAAGACCATCTCGGGAACAAGCGCGTTAGAACGGTGGGAGAACTCGTCCAGAGAGAGTTCGAGAGGTTGTTCGCAAGGGCACAGAAGGCCATTCAGGAAAGACTCACACTCATAAACTCTCTGAGCAAGGTTTCCATTCAGAGTCTTATAAACATAAAATCTATCATATCAACGGTCAACCAGTTTTTCGCGATGAACCAGCTTTCTCAGTTCATGGATCAGGTGAACCCTCTGTCGGAACTCACTCACAAAAGAAGGGTTTCCGCTGTTGGACCTGGTGGGTTGAGAAGAGAATCCAAAGTCTTCGAAGCAAGAAACGTGCACTACTCACAGTACGGAAGGCTGTGTCCCATTGAGACACCTGAAGGTGCGAACATAGGATTCATAACATCGCTGGCTATATACACCAAAATTGATGAATACGGATTTCTCATGACTCCTTACAGAAAGGTAGTCAATGGAAAAGTGACGGATGAAGTAGTCTACTTGAGGGCCAACGAAGAAGAAGATTTCAAAATTGTACCTGCCACCACACCCGTGGATGAAGAGGGCAACATAATACCAGAGAGAGTAGTGGCTCGAGTGGGTGAGGATATCAGGCTTGTTCCCAGAGAAGAAGTAGATTTCATGGATGTATCAACAAAACAGCCCTTCAGTGTCTCGGCTTCACTCATTCCATTCCTCGAACACGACGATGCCAGCCGAGCCCTTATGGGTTCGAACATGCAGAGGCAGGCCGTCCCGCTTCTGAAAGCGGAAGCACCCTTTGTTGGAACTGGAATGGAATGGGAAGCAGCGAAAAATTCTGGTTATGTCACTCTCGCAGAACACGATGGAATAGTGAAAGAGGTTGACGCCGCCAGAATCGTTGTTCACAGAACAGACGAGAATGGAAATCTCATGTACGATGATAAGGGCAATCCAGTGGTTGATGAATACAGACTTCTAAAATTTGTGAGATCCAACCAGGATACGATGATAAATCAAAAACCCATTGTCAACGAAGGCGATTTTGTGAAGAAGGGTGATCCCATAGCCGACGGTCCGGCAACCGACATGGGAGAACTGGCACTCGGAAGGAACATCCTCGTCGCCTTCATGCCATGGGAAGGTTACAACTACGAGGACGCTATTCTCGTGAGTCAGGAGCTTCTTGAAGAAGACGTTTTCACGTCGATCCACATAGAAGTTTATGAAACTCAAGCAAGAGAAACGAGGCTCGGTCCTGAAGAGATCACCGCTGATATACCGAACGTGAGCAAAGAACTCCTGAAAAATCTCGACGAGAACGGAATCATCAGAGTTGGAGCGTACGTTGTGAGTGACTATGGAGTGGGTTCTCAGGCAATACTGGTTGGAAAGGTGACACCGAAAGGTGAAGGAGACACAACACCAGAAGAGAAGATCATCAGATCTGTTTTTGGTGAACGTGGAAGAGACGTGAAGGATACATCTCTCAGGCTGCCTCACGGGGTTGAGGGAAGAGTTATAAGGGTCGATGTTTACGATCAAAACGATATAGCAGAACTGGGAGCGGGAGTTTTGAAACTCGTCAGGGTGTACGTCGCCTCAAGAAAGACGCTCGACATCGGAGACAAGCTCGCGGGACGCCACGGAAACAAAGGTGTTGTCTCAAACATACTTCCAAAAGAAGACATGCCGTTCCTACCCGATGGAACACCGGTTCAGATGGTACTGAACCCGCTGGGAATACCCTCACGTATGAACGTCGGTCAGATTCTGGAAACGCACCTTGGATGGCTCGCCAAACTAACTGGAAAATGGTTTGCAACACCTGTTTTCGAAGGGGCGAAAGAAGACGAAATTCTCAGACCGCTCTACGAAGAAAGGAAGAAGAGGGGTCTTCACCTTGGAGACGACGAAAACAACCCGAATGGAAAAGTGGTTCTCAGAGACGGAAGAACGGGAGAACCCTTCGACAATCCTGTGGTGGTCGGTTACATGTACATGCTGAAGCTCGTTCATATAGCAAAAGAAAAGATTCATGCAAGATCCACAGGACCTTACTCTCTCATTCACCAGCAGCCTCTCGGAGGAAAGTCTCACTTCGGTGGACAGAGGCTTGGAGAAATGGAGGTCTGGGCTCTGGAAGCGTACGGAGCTGCTCATACTCTCGCGGAGATGCTCACCATAAAATCCGACGACATAAAAGGAAGAAATGAAGCTTACAAAGCCATACTGAAGAACATGAATATACCTGAACCTGGTGTTCCCGAAAGCTTTAGGGTTCTCATCAAAGAACTTAAAGGTCTCGCGCTCGATGTGAGACTCTATGATGAGAACGGTAACGAGATAGATATCGACAAGTACTGA
- the rplA gene encoding 50S ribosomal protein L1 — translation MPKHSKRYLEARKFVDRTKYYDLDEAIELVKKTATAKFDETIELHIQTGIDYRKPEQHIRGTVVLPHGTGKEVRVLVFAKGEAAKEALEAGADYVGAEDLVEKIEKEGFLDFDVAIATPDMMRVIGRLGKILGPRGLMPSPKSGTVTQEVAEAVKEFKKGRIEVRTDKTGNIHIPVGKRSFDNEKLKENIISAVRQIMQMKPAGVKGQFIKKAVLSSTMGPGIKLNLQSLLKE, via the coding sequence ATGCCGAAGCACTCCAAGAGGTATCTTGAAGCAAGGAAGTTCGTAGACAGAACGAAATACTACGATCTCGATGAGGCCATAGAACTTGTTAAAAAAACTGCCACAGCGAAGTTCGATGAAACGATAGAACTCCACATTCAAACTGGAATAGACTACAGGAAACCTGAGCAGCACATCAGAGGAACTGTTGTCCTTCCACACGGAACGGGTAAGGAAGTCAGGGTTCTGGTGTTTGCCAAAGGAGAAGCGGCGAAAGAGGCATTGGAAGCGGGTGCCGATTACGTAGGAGCTGAGGATCTGGTAGAAAAAATAGAAAAGGAAGGTTTTCTCGATTTCGATGTTGCAATAGCCACGCCCGATATGATGAGAGTAATTGGAAGACTCGGAAAGATCTTGGGACCAAGAGGTTTGATGCCGTCGCCCAAATCAGGAACGGTAACTCAGGAAGTAGCGGAAGCGGTTAAAGAATTCAAAAAAGGAAGAATAGAGGTCAGAACGGACAAAACTGGGAACATTCACATACCCGTTGGTAAAAGGAGTTTTGACAACGAAAAATTGAAGGAAAACATAATTTCAGCTGTAAGACAGATCATGCAGATGAAACCCGCAGGTGTGAAAGGACAGTTCATTAAAAAAGCGGTTTTGTCTTCTACAATGGGACCCGGTATAAAGTTGAATCTTCAGAGCCTGTTGAAAGAGTAA
- the rpmG gene encoding 50S ribosomal protein L33, producing MRVKVALKCSQCGNKNYYTTRNKDKRAKLELRKYCPKCNAHTIHTETKA from the coding sequence ATGCGAGTGAAAGTGGCTCTGAAATGTTCTCAGTGCGGTAACAAGAACTACTACACCACAAGGAACAAGGACAAAAGAGCAAAGCTCGAACTGAGAAAGTACTGCCCAAAGTGCAACGCCCACACGATTCATACCGAAACGAAAGCGTAA
- the rplL gene encoding 50S ribosomal protein L7/L12, with amino-acid sequence MTIDEIIEAIEKLTVSELAELVKKLEDKFGVTAAAPVAVAAAPVAGAAAGAAQEEKTEFDVVLKSFGQNKIQVIKVVREITGLGLKEAKDLVEKAGSPDAIIKSGVPKQEAEDIKKKLEEAGAEVELK; translated from the coding sequence ATGACGATTGATGAAATCATCGAAGCGATTGAGAAACTCACGGTTTCAGAGCTTGCAGAACTCGTGAAGAAGCTCGAAGACAAATTTGGAGTGACTGCTGCAGCACCTGTGGCCGTTGCTGCCGCTCCAGTTGCCGGAGCCGCTGCCGGTGCCGCTCAGGAAGAGAAAACAGAATTTGACGTTGTTTTGAAGAGCTTCGGTCAGAACAAGATTCAGGTCATCAAGGTTGTCAGAGAGATCACCGGACTCGGTCTCAAGGAAGCCAAAGATCTCGTTGAAAAAGCCGGTTCACCCGACGCAATCATTAAGAGCGGTGTTCCCAAACAGGAAGCAGAAGATATCAAGAAAAAGCTTGAAGAAGCCGGTGCTGAGGTAGAACTGAAGTAA
- a CDS encoding BamA/OMP85 family outer membrane protein encodes MKKELVLLMVLLAVSAMAIYISEVDFKGLNTLNSEFIVQKVGKLFGEVSSDEIQEYLKKVFNLGYFSSLTPSLEPADVGYRLVVSLEENPVVKDWKLEIEGPGLVDKKELEELVKIEKGMPLNVNLLKETFEAMRNKYQEAGYFLVEINGNFEDGTYKIVVKEYALWDIVFNGEVDGLDFVSILSKAKIKTLRDFYSSSPLVRFFTMSKKDFYPKYSDINNLISVINSYPFFSKETTVDFKKTTVKDIEEKNVVIMVVNVVQRRLFEGEKAFKEILFHGNTIFTDQELLKASGLSPDQPYTNSQVLLAMNRIVDFYEKNNFPYTWVEAKVEDDSLVFDIYEKYVRSVKIEGLKKTKPYVVENLVTIKEGEPLNKEEIMLTYSYLQNSRYFDSVNIYPQLSPSATQVDVVIDLKEAEKTRNFIGGIGWTMPKEGEWWQGFSGMVQFSAVNTFGYGESFSVNLNLGFTERSFEGSVKLPVKFEVPMNLELGIGYTDYTTSSGTDTISLKGLISSLPYKGHSFGIGPIYEKTLVDGSKGTLAILTRYKYNTKNSAILPTEGYYLSLDLTRAGLFGLDDQKYWKGILSGEAYYPIFESLFWSFKGTGGMVRNEIGTELLEVSGPYAVRGYNYFETEKMFKLSADLNWILQKENVPVVTGLFVDYGGIEENGNMNTLSSAGVKLDLVVPLLGSVEVGGAYRFNEKDWQFYFFMGSW; translated from the coding sequence ATGAAGAAAGAACTGGTTCTTCTGATGGTTCTGCTGGCTGTTTCCGCGATGGCAATTTACATCTCAGAAGTCGATTTCAAGGGATTGAACACACTCAATTCCGAATTCATAGTTCAAAAAGTCGGAAAACTCTTCGGAGAGGTATCATCCGATGAAATTCAGGAGTATCTGAAAAAAGTCTTCAACCTTGGATATTTCTCCTCTCTAACACCCTCTCTGGAACCAGCTGATGTGGGCTACAGACTTGTCGTCTCACTGGAGGAAAATCCAGTTGTCAAAGATTGGAAACTGGAAATAGAGGGCCCTGGTCTGGTGGACAAAAAAGAACTCGAAGAGCTCGTTAAAATCGAGAAAGGCATGCCGTTGAACGTGAACCTTTTGAAAGAAACGTTCGAAGCTATGAGAAACAAGTATCAGGAAGCGGGATACTTTCTTGTGGAGATAAACGGAAACTTTGAAGACGGTACTTATAAAATCGTTGTGAAAGAATACGCTCTTTGGGATATCGTTTTCAACGGAGAAGTGGATGGCCTTGATTTCGTTTCCATCCTTTCGAAAGCGAAGATAAAAACCCTGAGAGACTTCTATTCTTCCTCTCCACTGGTGAGGTTTTTCACCATGAGCAAGAAAGATTTCTATCCAAAGTACTCCGATATAAACAACCTCATCTCAGTTATAAATTCCTACCCGTTCTTCTCGAAAGAAACAACGGTTGACTTCAAGAAAACCACGGTGAAGGACATCGAAGAAAAAAACGTCGTAATCATGGTGGTCAATGTAGTGCAGAGAAGACTGTTTGAAGGAGAGAAAGCTTTCAAAGAGATTCTCTTCCACGGTAACACGATCTTCACGGATCAGGAGCTTTTGAAAGCGTCCGGGTTGTCTCCAGATCAGCCCTACACGAATTCTCAGGTGCTTCTCGCGATGAACAGAATAGTTGATTTTTACGAGAAGAACAATTTCCCATACACGTGGGTGGAAGCAAAGGTAGAAGACGACAGCCTCGTGTTCGATATCTACGAGAAATACGTTCGCTCCGTTAAAATCGAAGGACTCAAGAAAACAAAACCCTACGTGGTGGAGAACCTGGTCACCATAAAAGAAGGAGAACCTCTGAACAAAGAAGAGATCATGCTCACCTACTCTTATCTGCAGAACAGCAGGTACTTCGATTCTGTGAACATATATCCACAGCTTTCTCCAAGCGCAACTCAGGTGGATGTCGTGATAGACCTCAAAGAAGCGGAAAAAACGAGGAATTTCATAGGTGGAATTGGATGGACCATGCCGAAAGAAGGTGAGTGGTGGCAGGGCTTCAGCGGAATGGTTCAGTTCTCCGCAGTGAACACTTTCGGCTACGGAGAGTCCTTCTCTGTGAATCTCAACCTCGGTTTCACCGAAAGGAGCTTTGAAGGAAGTGTAAAACTCCCTGTCAAATTCGAAGTTCCAATGAACCTTGAACTGGGGATTGGATACACAGATTACACCACCTCCAGCGGCACCGATACGATCAGCCTCAAAGGCTTGATCTCTTCTCTTCCGTACAAGGGGCATTCCTTCGGTATCGGACCCATCTACGAAAAAACATTGGTCGACGGAAGCAAGGGAACTCTCGCAATTCTCACGAGATACAAATACAACACCAAGAACTCCGCAATCCTTCCAACCGAAGGATACTACCTCTCGCTCGACCTGACGCGCGCGGGTCTTTTCGGGCTGGACGATCAAAAGTACTGGAAGGGCATCCTCTCGGGAGAAGCGTACTATCCGATCTTTGAAAGTCTCTTCTGGAGCTTCAAAGGCACAGGCGGAATGGTCCGCAACGAAATTGGAACGGAACTTTTGGAAGTTTCCGGACCTTACGCGGTACGTGGTTACAACTACTTCGAGACTGAAAAGATGTTCAAACTCTCAGCCGATCTGAACTGGATTCTCCAGAAAGAAAACGTACCCGTCGTCACTGGACTGTTCGTCGACTACGGCGGAATAGAAGAGAACGGAAATATGAACACTCTCTCCTCAGCAGGAGTGAAACTCGATCTCGTCGTTCCCCTTCTTGGAAGCGTGGAAGTTGGCGGTGCCTACAGATTCAACGAAAAAGACTGGCAGTTCTACTTCTTCATGGGAAGCTGGTGA
- the nusG gene encoding transcription termination/antitermination protein NusG, whose product MKKNWYIVLTMSGYEERVKENIEKKIEATGIKNLVGRIVIPEEVVLDATSPSERLILSPKAKLHVNNGKDINKGNLIAEEPPIYARRSGVIVDVKNVRKIVVETIDRKYTKTYYIPESAGIEPGLRVGTKVKQGLPLSKNEEYICELDGKIVEIERMKKVVVQTPDGEQDVYYIPLDVFDRDRIKKGKEVKQGEMLAEARKFFAKVSGRVEVVDYSTRKEIRIYKTKRRKLFPGYVFVEMIMNDEAYNFVRSVPYVMGFVSSGGQPVPVKDREMRPILRLAGLEEYEEKKKPVKVELGFKVGDMVKIISGPFEDFAGVIKEIDPERQELKVNVTIFGRETPVVLHVSEVEKIE is encoded by the coding sequence ATGAAGAAAAATTGGTACATAGTGCTCACCATGTCTGGTTACGAAGAAAGAGTTAAAGAAAATATCGAAAAGAAAATTGAAGCCACCGGAATCAAAAATCTGGTGGGGCGTATTGTTATTCCTGAAGAGGTAGTTCTGGACGCCACCAGCCCTTCCGAGAGGCTCATACTTTCTCCGAAGGCCAAATTACACGTGAACAATGGAAAAGATATTAACAAAGGGAATTTGATAGCCGAAGAGCCTCCTATTTATGCTCGAAGAAGCGGTGTGATTGTCGACGTGAAGAACGTCAGAAAGATCGTCGTAGAAACCATCGATAGGAAATATACGAAGACGTATTACATTCCTGAATCCGCGGGAATCGAGCCGGGTTTGAGGGTTGGAACGAAAGTGAAGCAGGGACTGCCGCTTTCGAAAAACGAAGAGTACATCTGTGAACTGGATGGAAAGATCGTTGAGATAGAACGAATGAAAAAAGTGGTCGTTCAGACACCCGATGGTGAGCAGGACGTTTATTACATTCCTTTGGATGTTTTCGACAGGGATAGGATAAAAAAAGGAAAAGAAGTGAAACAGGGGGAAATGCTTGCGGAAGCCAGGAAGTTCTTCGCCAAGGTTTCGGGAAGAGTCGAAGTGGTGGATTATTCAACAAGAAAAGAGATCAGAATCTACAAGACGAAAAGAAGAAAACTCTTCCCGGGTTATGTGTTCGTGGAAATGATCATGAACGATGAGGCCTACAATTTCGTTCGTTCCGTGCCATACGTTATGGGGTTTGTCAGTTCGGGAGGACAACCCGTTCCCGTAAAAGACAGAGAAATGAGACCTATTTTGAGACTCGCGGGCCTCGAAGAGTACGAAGAGAAGAAGAAACCTGTGAAGGTCGAACTCGGTTTCAAGGTTGGAGACATGGTGAAGATAATAAGCGGTCCCTTCGAAGATTTTGCGGGTGTTATAAAGGAAATCGATCCAGAGAGACAGGAATTGAAAGTAAACGTAACTATATTCGGACGTGAAACTCCTGTTGTTCTTCATGTTTCTGAAGTGGAGAAAATCGAGTGA